One stretch of Pseudomonas fragi DNA includes these proteins:
- a CDS encoding DOPA 4,5-dioxygenase family protein: MQRIKGYHAHVYFDASTIEQARALCEEAKRLFGVTMGLVHERPVGPHPDWSCQLAFGPELIGVVLPWLALNRHGLVVFLHPDTGNDLLDHTDHAIWMGAIRPLDLSVF; encoded by the coding sequence ATGCAGCGAATCAAGGGCTACCACGCCCATGTCTACTTCGACGCTTCGACCATCGAACAGGCGCGCGCCTTGTGCGAAGAGGCCAAGCGACTGTTTGGCGTGACCATGGGCCTCGTCCACGAACGCCCGGTTGGCCCGCACCCGGACTGGAGCTGCCAACTGGCTTTCGGCCCTGAACTGATCGGAGTCGTCCTGCCGTGGCTGGCGCTCAACCGGCACGGTCTGGTGGTGTTTTTGCACCCTGATACCGGCAACGACCTGCTGGACCACACCGACCATGCTATCTGGATGGGCGCAATTCGGCCGCTGGACTTGTCTGTTTTTTAA
- the aroE gene encoding shikimate dehydrogenase gives MDRYVVFGNPIAHSKSPVLHRLFAEQTGQAMQYDTLLAPLDDFAGCATEFFLQGRGANVTVPFKEDAYRLADRLTARAQRAGAVNTLSKLADGSLLGDNTDGAGLVRDLTVNAGFSLKGKRILVLGAGGAVRGALEPLLAEGPASVTIANRTVEKAELLAELFSDLGPVAASGFDWLHEPVDLIINATSASLSGELPPIASSLIEPGKTLCYDMMYGKEPTPFCVWASGHGAGQVMDGLGMLAEQAAEAFYLWRGVRPDTAPALAELRRLLTL, from the coding sequence ATGGACCGTTACGTTGTTTTTGGTAACCCGATTGCCCACAGCAAATCCCCGGTGTTGCATCGCCTGTTTGCCGAACAAACCGGTCAGGCCATGCAGTACGACACCTTGCTGGCGCCGCTGGATGATTTTGCTGGCTGCGCGACGGAGTTTTTCCTGCAGGGGCGTGGCGCCAATGTGACAGTGCCCTTCAAGGAAGACGCCTACCGCCTGGCCGACCGCCTGACCGCACGGGCGCAGCGGGCCGGTGCGGTCAACACCCTGAGCAAACTGGCCGATGGCAGCTTGCTGGGGGACAACACCGATGGTGCGGGGCTGGTGCGCGACCTGACCGTCAATGCCGGTTTCAGCCTCAAGGGCAAACGCATCCTGGTGCTGGGCGCGGGCGGTGCGGTGCGGGGGGCGCTGGAGCCGCTGCTGGCCGAAGGGCCGGCCTCGGTGACTATCGCCAACCGCACCGTCGAAAAAGCCGAGTTGCTGGCCGAGTTGTTCAGCGACCTGGGCCCGGTGGCGGCCAGCGGTTTTGACTGGTTGCACGAGCCGGTCGACCTGATCATCAACGCCACCTCGGCCAGCCTGAGCGGCGAATTGCCACCCATTGCCAGCAGCTTGATCGAGCCGGGCAAGACCCTGTGCTACGACATGATGTACGGCAAGGAGCCGACGCCGTTTTGCGTGTGGGCCAGCGGGCATGGTGCGGGTCAGGTGATGGATGGTTTGGGCATGCTGGCCGAACAGGCTGCTGAGGCGTTTTATCTGTGGCGCGGGGTGCGCCCGGATACGGCACCGGCGCTGGCTGAGTTGCGTCGGTTGCTGACGCTTTAA
- the hemF gene encoding oxygen-dependent coproporphyrinogen oxidase, which produces MTTRTEAVKAYLLDLQDRICNALQAEDGGTQFVEDAWQRPAGGGGRTRVIENGHVIEKGGVNFSHVFGSGLPPSASAHRPELAGRGFEALGVSLVIHPHNPHVPTSHANVRFFIAEKEGEEPVWWFGGGFDLTPYYGVEEDCIHWHRVAEQACAPFGADVYPRYKAWCDTYFHIKHRNEPRGIGGLFFDDLNEWDFDTCFAFIRAIGDAYIDAYLPIVQRRKNDEYTAQQREFQEFRRGRYVEFNLVYDRGTLFGLQSGGRTESILMSLPPQVRWAYDWKAEPGSPEARLTDYFLQDRDWLANA; this is translated from the coding sequence ATGACTACTCGCACCGAGGCTGTAAAAGCCTACCTGCTCGACCTTCAAGACCGCATTTGCAACGCACTGCAAGCGGAAGACGGCGGCACGCAATTCGTTGAAGACGCCTGGCAACGTCCGGCGGGCGGTGGCGGTCGTACACGAGTGATCGAAAACGGCCACGTCATCGAGAAAGGTGGCGTTAACTTTTCCCACGTATTCGGCAGCGGCTTGCCGCCGTCCGCCAGCGCCCACCGTCCTGAATTGGCGGGCCGTGGCTTTGAGGCGCTGGGCGTGTCGCTGGTGATCCACCCGCACAACCCCCATGTACCAACGTCCCACGCCAACGTACGTTTTTTCATCGCCGAAAAAGAAGGTGAAGAGCCGGTCTGGTGGTTCGGTGGCGGCTTTGACCTCACCCCTTACTACGGCGTTGAAGAAGACTGCATACACTGGCACCGCGTGGCCGAGCAGGCCTGCGCACCATTCGGTGCCGATGTGTACCCGCGCTACAAGGCCTGGTGCGACACCTACTTCCATATCAAGCATCGCAACGAGCCGCGCGGTATCGGCGGCCTGTTTTTCGATGACCTGAACGAGTGGGATTTCGACACCTGCTTTGCGTTTATCCGCGCCATTGGCGATGCTTATATCGACGCCTACCTGCCGATTGTTCAACGCCGTAAAAACGATGAATACACCGCCCAGCAGCGAGAATTCCAGGAATTCCGCCGGGGTCGTTACGTGGAATTCAACCTCGTCTATGACCGTGGCACCCTGTTTGGCCTGCAATCGGGCGGTCGTACCGAATCGATCCTGATGTCCCTGCCACCGCAAGTGCGCTGGGCCTACGACTGGAAAGCCGAGCCGGGTAGCCCGGAAGCGCGTCTGACGGATTACTTCCTGCAAGACCGCGACTGGTTGGCCAACGCCTGA
- the fmt gene encoding methionyl-tRNA formyltransferase gives MTEPLRIVFAGTPEFAAEHLKALLATPYEIVAVYTQPDRPAGRGQKLMPSPVKQLALEHNIPVMQPPTLRAPEAQAELAALKPDLMVVVAYGLILPQVVLDIPRLGCINSHASLLPRWRGAAPIQRAIEAGDSESGVTVMRMEAGLDTGPMLLKTVTAITADDTGGSLHDRLAELGPPAVIQAIAGLAAGTLEGEVQDDSLATYAHKLNKDEARIDWSRPAVELERLIRAFNPWPICHSTLNGEALKVLAASMADAQGPAGQILAASKEGLIVGCGEGALCLTRLQLPGGKALNFSDFFNSRREKFAVGTVLGAAQ, from the coding sequence ATGACTGAGCCATTGCGCATCGTCTTTGCCGGCACCCCAGAATTCGCCGCCGAACACCTCAAGGCACTGCTAGCCACGCCTTACGAGATCGTCGCGGTCTACACCCAACCGGATCGTCCGGCAGGGCGCGGGCAAAAGCTGATGCCAAGCCCGGTCAAGCAACTGGCGCTGGAACACAACATCCCGGTGATGCAGCCACCCACCCTGCGCGCCCCCGAGGCCCAGGCCGAACTGGCCGCACTCAAGCCGGACTTGATGGTGGTGGTGGCCTACGGCCTGATCCTGCCGCAAGTGGTGCTGGATATTCCACGCCTGGGCTGCATCAACAGCCACGCGTCCTTGCTGCCACGCTGGCGCGGGGCGGCGCCGATCCAGCGCGCCATCGAAGCCGGTGACAGCGAAAGCGGTGTGACCGTAATGCGCATGGAGGCGGGCCTGGACACCGGCCCCATGTTGCTCAAGACCGTGACTGCAATCACCGCCGATGACACCGGTGGCAGCCTGCATGACCGCCTCGCCGAACTGGGCCCACCCGCCGTTATCCAGGCCATCGCCGGTCTGGCGGCGGGAACGCTTGAAGGTGAAGTGCAGGATGACAGCCTGGCGACCTACGCCCACAAGCTGAACAAGGACGAAGCGCGTATCGACTGGAGCCGCCCGGCGGTTGAGCTGGAGCGCCTGATTCGTGCCTTTAACCCGTGGCCGATCTGCCACAGCACCCTCAACGGCGAAGCCCTGAAAGTGCTGGCCGCAAGCATGGCTGACGCTCAAGGCCCTGCGGGGCAGATCCTCGCCGCCAGCAAGGAAGGCTTGATCGTGGGTTGCGGTGAAGGCGCCTTGTGCCTGACCCGTCTGCAATTGCCCGGTGGCAAAGCGCTGAACTTCAGCGATTTTTTCAACAGCCGTCGTGAGAAGTTTGCCGTCGGTACAGTATTAGGTGCCGCACAATGA
- the rsmB gene encoding 16S rRNA (cytosine(967)-C(5))-methyltransferase RsmB — protein sequence MNPRLAAAKALTAVLNGKASLNSSLPLQLDKVEARDRGLTQDLAFGTARWQPRLSALANKLLQKPFKAADADVEALLLVGLYQLLYTRIPAHAAIGETVGCADKLKKPWAKALLNAVLRNAQRESETLLAELEHDPVVRTAHPRWLQKSLKAFWPQQWEAICAANNAHPPMILRVNRRHHSRDAYLQLLIEAGIEAQPCTFSQDGIVLAEACDVRNLPGFAEGWISVQDEAAQLAADLLDLAPGQRVLDACCAPGGKTCHILEVEPKLAGVVAVDLEAKRLVRVRENLERLGLSAELIAADGRDTATWWDGKPFQRILLDAPCSATGVIRRHPDIKLTRQPDDIAALATLQGELLDAMWPTLEVGGILLYATCSTLPTENTEVIEAFLARTPGARELDIAGQFGIKQPHGRQLLAQEGGHDGFYYAKLIKIAAARG from the coding sequence ATGAATCCTCGTCTGGCCGCCGCCAAGGCCCTGACTGCCGTACTCAACGGCAAGGCATCGCTCAACAGTTCGTTGCCGCTGCAACTGGACAAGGTTGAGGCGCGTGACCGCGGCCTGACCCAGGACCTGGCCTTCGGCACAGCCCGCTGGCAACCACGCCTGTCGGCGCTGGCCAACAAGCTGCTGCAAAAACCCTTCAAGGCTGCGGACGCTGATGTTGAAGCACTGCTATTGGTGGGTTTGTACCAACTGCTCTACACCCGCATTCCGGCTCACGCGGCCATCGGCGAAACCGTAGGTTGCGCCGACAAACTGAAAAAACCCTGGGCCAAGGCCCTGCTCAACGCCGTGCTACGCAACGCCCAGCGCGAGAGCGAAACCTTGCTGGCCGAGCTGGAGCATGACCCGGTCGTGCGCACTGCACACCCGCGCTGGCTGCAAAAATCCTTGAAGGCCTTTTGGCCACAGCAGTGGGAGGCCATTTGCGCAGCCAACAACGCTCACCCGCCGATGATATTGCGGGTCAACCGTCGCCATCACAGCCGCGATGCTTACCTGCAATTGTTGATCGAAGCCGGGATCGAAGCCCAGCCGTGCACCTTTAGCCAGGATGGCATCGTGCTGGCTGAGGCTTGCGATGTGCGCAACCTGCCGGGCTTTGCCGAAGGCTGGATCAGTGTGCAGGACGAAGCCGCGCAACTGGCCGCCGACCTGCTGGACCTGGCGCCGGGCCAACGTGTCCTCGACGCCTGCTGTGCCCCCGGCGGCAAGACCTGCCACATCCTGGAAGTCGAGCCCAAACTGGCCGGCGTGGTAGCCGTGGACCTGGAAGCCAAGCGCCTGGTGCGTGTACGTGAAAACCTCGAGCGGCTGGGCCTGAGCGCCGAGCTGATCGCCGCTGACGGCCGCGACACCGCCACTTGGTGGGACGGCAAGCCGTTCCAGCGCATATTGCTGGATGCGCCTTGCTCGGCAACGGGCGTTATCCGTCGTCATCCGGACATTAAACTGACCCGCCAACCGGACGACATTGCCGCACTCGCCACCTTGCAGGGCGAATTGCTGGACGCGATGTGGCCAACCCTGGAAGTTGGTGGCATCTTGCTCTATGCCACCTGCTCGACGTTGCCAACCGAAAACACCGAAGTGATTGAAGCATTCCTGGCCCGTACACCGGGTGCCCGGGAGCTGGATATCGCCGGGCAGTTCGGCATCAAGCAGCCTCACGGGCGCCAGCTGCTGGCGCAAGAGGGCGGGCACGATGGCTTTTATTACGCCAAATTGATCAAGATCGCAGCCGCTCGCGGCTAA
- a CDS encoding L-threonylcarbamoyladenylate synthase, with protein sequence MISTWRVQQAARAIRAGAVIAYPTEAVWGLGCDPWDEDAVERLLAIKSRPVDKGLIVVADNIHQFDFLFEDFPQEWIDRMASTWPGPNTWLVPHQGLLPEWITGVHDTVALRVSDHPLVRELCALVGPIVSTSANPAGLPAARTRLKVEQYFRGQIDHVLGGNLGGRKNPSLIRDLATGKVVRPA encoded by the coding sequence ATGATCAGCACCTGGCGCGTCCAACAAGCTGCAAGAGCCATTCGCGCAGGCGCGGTGATTGCCTACCCGACCGAGGCGGTCTGGGGGCTGGGTTGCGACCCGTGGGATGAAGACGCGGTCGAGCGGTTGCTGGCGATCAAATCGCGGCCTGTGGATAAAGGCCTGATTGTGGTGGCGGACAATATTCACCAGTTCGATTTTCTGTTTGAAGACTTCCCCCAGGAGTGGATTGACCGCATGGCCAGCACCTGGCCGGGGCCCAACACCTGGCTGGTGCCACATCAGGGCTTGTTGCCCGAGTGGATCACCGGGGTACACGACACGGTGGCGCTGCGGGTAAGCGATCACCCACTGGTACGCGAGCTGTGCGCGCTGGTGGGGCCGATTGTATCCACCTCCGCCAACCCGGCGGGCTTACCGGCGGCGCGAACGCGATTGAAGGTCGAGCAGTATTTCCGCGGGCAAATCGACCATGTATTGGGCGGTAACCTGGGCGGGCGCAAAAACCCGAGCCTGATCCGCGATCTGGCGACCGGCAAAGTGGTACGCCCGGCGTAA
- a CDS encoding TOBE domain-containing protein, whose translation MTIKAINVRNQFKGHIKEIVLGDVLSEIDVQTASGIVTSVITTRSVKELELVVGSEVIAFVKSTEVSIAKL comes from the coding sequence ATGACCATTAAAGCCATCAACGTTCGCAACCAGTTCAAAGGCCACATCAAGGAAATCGTGCTGGGCGACGTGCTGTCGGAAATCGACGTACAAACTGCGTCAGGCATCGTGACTTCGGTGATCACCACCCGCTCGGTCAAGGAGCTGGAACTGGTGGTCGGTAGCGAAGTGATCGCCTTTGTAAAATCCACTGAAGTGTCCATCGCCAAGTTGTAA
- the ssuB gene encoding aliphatic sulfonates ABC transporter ATP-binding protein — translation MTAQQPPRLRQGIPLAINGLQKAFGQRLVLRDINLHIPAGQFVAIVGRSGCGKSTLMRLLAGLDQPTAGQLLAGSAPLQEAREDTRLMFQEARLLPWKKVIDNVGLGLKGDWRPKALKALEEVGLAERANEWPAALSGGQKQRVALARALIHQPRLLLLDEPLGALDALTRIEMQQLIERLWRQHGFTVLLVTHDVSEAVAIADRVILIEDGQVGLDLTVDLQRPRVRGSHRLAALETEVLNRVLALPGSPPEPEPVAPLPTQLRWAQ, via the coding sequence ATGACAGCTCAACAACCCCCACGTTTGCGCCAGGGCATCCCGCTGGCCATCAATGGCCTGCAGAAGGCCTTCGGCCAACGGCTGGTGCTGCGTGATATCAACCTGCATATCCCGGCGGGGCAGTTTGTTGCCATCGTGGGCCGCAGCGGATGCGGCAAAAGCACCCTGATGCGTTTGCTGGCCGGGCTGGATCAGCCCACCGCTGGCCAGTTGCTGGCGGGCAGCGCGCCCCTGCAAGAGGCCCGCGAAGACACGCGGTTGATGTTTCAGGAAGCGCGCCTGCTGCCCTGGAAAAAAGTCATCGACAACGTAGGCCTTGGCCTTAAAGGCGACTGGCGCCCCAAAGCGCTCAAGGCACTGGAAGAAGTCGGCCTGGCCGAACGCGCCAATGAATGGCCAGCAGCGCTCTCGGGCGGGCAGAAGCAGCGTGTGGCCCTGGCCCGCGCCCTGATCCACCAACCGCGCTTGCTGCTGCTCGACGAGCCGCTGGGCGCCCTGGACGCCCTGACCCGCATCGAAATGCAGCAACTGATCGAACGCCTGTGGCGCCAGCATGGTTTCACCGTGTTGCTGGTGACCCATGACGTGAGCGAAGCGGTGGCGATTGCTGACCGGGTGATTTTGATTGAGGACGGCCAGGTAGGGCTGGACCTCACGGTCGACCTGCAACGCCCACGGGTACGCGGCTCGCATCGCCTGGCTGCACTGGAAACCGAAGTACTGAACCGTGTTCTTGCACTGCCTGGCTCGCCACCTGAGCCGGAACCCGTTGCACCGCTGCCTACGCAACTGCGTTGGGCGCAATAA
- the dprA gene encoding DNA-processing protein DprA has translation MPPSEISPAELEARLRLHRLPDVGPRRYYSLFSAFGSASSALSAPASAWRALGLPEACAQARRSPEVREGASAALRWLERSRHHVLLHDQAAYPALLSELSDAPPLLFVAGEPSILEKPQLAMVGSRRASRPGLDTAAAFSRSLAGAGFVITSGLALGIDGAAHQAALDVGGQTVGVLGTGLEKLYPQRHRALADAMIHGAGAVVSEFPLDAGPQAANFPRRNRIISGLSLGVLVVEASVSSGSLITARLAAEQGREVYAMPGSIHHPGARGCHQLIRDGATLVETVEHILEGLRGWRSMPISTAQTLTPSCHPLVQLLQAAPCTSEALVNASGWDLPRLLATLTELELAGHVVLEGGRWFARAS, from the coding sequence ATGCCACCGTCAGAAATATCCCCAGCAGAGCTGGAGGCCCGCTTGCGCTTGCACCGCTTGCCCGACGTCGGGCCACGGCGCTACTACAGCCTGTTCAGTGCCTTTGGCTCGGCCAGCTCTGCTCTCAGCGCGCCTGCCAGTGCCTGGCGCGCCCTGGGGCTGCCCGAGGCCTGCGCCCAGGCGCGGCGCAGCCCTGAAGTTCGCGAGGGTGCCAGCGCTGCATTGCGCTGGCTTGAGCGCTCCAGACACCATGTGCTGCTGCATGACCAGGCTGCTTACCCGGCGTTGTTGAGTGAATTGAGCGATGCCCCGCCGCTGTTGTTCGTGGCGGGCGAGCCGTCGATCCTGGAAAAGCCGCAGTTGGCGATGGTCGGTAGCCGACGCGCCTCAAGGCCAGGGCTGGACACCGCCGCAGCCTTTTCCCGCAGTCTGGCAGGCGCAGGTTTTGTGATTACCAGCGGGCTGGCGCTGGGCATTGATGGCGCGGCGCACCAGGCTGCCCTCGACGTTGGCGGGCAGACGGTGGGGGTGCTGGGCACAGGTCTGGAAAAACTTTATCCACAGCGCCATCGCGCCCTGGCAGACGCCATGATTCACGGCGCTGGCGCGGTGGTTTCGGAGTTTCCCCTGGACGCCGGGCCACAAGCTGCCAACTTCCCCCGGCGTAACCGCATCATCAGCGGTTTGTCCCTTGGCGTGCTGGTGGTCGAGGCCAGCGTGTCCAGCGGATCGCTGATTACTGCCCGGCTCGCTGCCGAGCAGGGGCGCGAGGTCTACGCCATGCCCGGTTCCATCCATCACCCGGGGGCGCGTGGCTGTCATCAACTGATCCGTGATGGCGCTACGCTTGTCGAAACCGTCGAGCACATCCTTGAAGGCTTGCGGGGTTGGCGCTCGATGCCGATATCCACAGCACAAACGCTTACACCAAGCTGTCATCCATTAGTGCAATTGTTGCAGGCAGCGCCTTGCACCAGCGAAGCGCTGGTCAACGCCAGTGGTTGGGATCTGCCCCGATTGCTGGCCACTTTGACCGAGCTTGAACTGGCGGGGCACGTTGTACTCGAGGGTGGGCGTTGGTTTGCTCGCGCCAGCTAA
- a CDS encoding NADPH:quinone reductase, with protein sequence MAKRIQFRAHGGPEVLEYVDYQPAEPGPQQVRVHNQVIGLNFIDTYYRGGLYPLPELPSGLGNEGAGIVDAVGSEVRNVKVGDRVAYGTGPLGAYSQLHVLPAANVVKLPEDISFEQAAAVMLKGLTTQYLLRQTYELKGGETILFHAAAGGVGSIACQWAKALDVKLIGTVSSAEKAAHAKALGAWATIDYSHEDVAKRVLELTDGKKCPVVYDGVGKDTWLTSLDCVAPRGLMVSFGNASGAVTGVNLGILSQKGSLYVTRPTLASYANSAENLQAMADELFAMIRSGAIQVDISQRFALADAAKAQTELSARRTTGSTILLP encoded by the coding sequence ATGGCAAAGCGTATCCAGTTTCGGGCCCACGGCGGCCCGGAAGTACTTGAGTATGTCGACTACCAACCCGCCGAACCGGGCCCGCAGCAGGTGCGGGTGCACAACCAGGTCATCGGCCTGAATTTCATCGATACCTATTACCGCGGCGGCTTGTACCCGTTGCCTGAGCTGCCGTCCGGGCTGGGCAATGAAGGGGCGGGGATTGTCGATGCCGTGGGCAGCGAGGTGCGCAATGTCAAGGTGGGCGACCGCGTGGCCTATGGCACCGGACCGCTGGGGGCGTACAGCCAGTTGCATGTATTGCCCGCAGCCAATGTGGTGAAGCTGCCCGAGGATATTTCCTTCGAGCAAGCCGCCGCCGTGATGCTCAAGGGTCTGACAACCCAGTACCTGCTGCGTCAGACTTATGAACTCAAAGGGGGTGAAACCATCCTGTTCCACGCTGCGGCAGGGGGCGTCGGCTCGATTGCCTGTCAGTGGGCAAAAGCCTTGGATGTAAAACTGATCGGCACGGTCAGCTCGGCCGAAAAAGCCGCACACGCCAAGGCCCTCGGCGCATGGGCAACCATCGACTACAGCCACGAGGATGTAGCCAAGCGTGTACTGGAATTGACCGACGGCAAGAAGTGCCCGGTGGTTTACGACGGCGTAGGCAAGGACACCTGGCTAACGTCATTGGACTGCGTGGCGCCACGGGGGCTGATGGTCAGCTTTGGCAATGCCTCAGGCGCGGTAACAGGGGTCAATCTGGGGATTTTGTCGCAGAAGGGTTCGCTGTATGTGACCCGGCCGACACTGGCGTCCTACGCCAATAGCGCCGAAAACCTGCAAGCGATGGCCGATGAGCTGTTTGCGATGATCCGCAGCGGCGCCATCCAGGTTGATATCAGCCAGCGGTTTGCGTTGGCTGATGCGGCCAAGGCGCAGACAGAACTGTCGGCGCGCCGAACCACGGGATCGACGATTTTGTTGCCTTAA
- the betT gene encoding choline transporter BetT yields MNPPVFYFAAAFILVFGLVVIAMPAAAGEWLLAAQNWAANTVGWYYMLAMTLYLIFVVVTALSGYGKIKLGADHDEPEFSYLSWAGMLFAAGISITLFFFCVSEPLTHMLNPPQGPAGNAEAARQGMQLLFLHWGLHGWGVFAFVGMALAYFAYRHNLPLALRSALYPLIGKRINGPIGYAVDGFGIIATVFGLGADMGFGVLHLNSGLDYLFGMPHTQWVQVGLITLMMGAAILVAIAGVDKGVRVMSDINMLLACALLLFVLFAGPTQHLLNTLVQNIGDYLGALPTKSFDVYAYDKPSDWLGGWTVFYWAWWIAWSPFVGLFIARISRGRTIREFVFGVLLIPLGFTLAWMSIFGNSAIDQVLNHGMVALGQSAIDDPSRTLYLLLETYPWSKTVIAVTVFISFVFFVTSADSGTVVLSTLSARGNNADEDGPKWLRVFWGAMTALVTSALLFSGSIDALKSAVVLTSLPFSLILLLMMWGLHKAFYLESQKKIAQTHSLAPVSHSRRGGWRQRLSQAVHFPSRDEVYRFMDTTVRPAIEEVSAVFREKGLNVVTQPDPANDNVSLEIGHGDEHPFIYQVQMRGYFTPSFARGGFGKKEQLRNRRYYRAEVHLAEGSQDYDLTGYTKEQIINDILDQYERHLQFLHLVR; encoded by the coding sequence ATGAACCCGCCGGTGTTCTACTTCGCCGCCGCGTTCATTCTGGTCTTTGGCCTGGTGGTAATCGCCATGCCAGCCGCCGCCGGCGAATGGCTGCTGGCCGCACAAAACTGGGCGGCCAATACGGTCGGCTGGTACTACATGCTAGCGATGACCCTGTATCTGATCTTCGTGGTCGTCACCGCCTTGTCCGGCTACGGCAAGATCAAGCTCGGTGCCGACCACGACGAACCCGAGTTCAGTTACCTGTCCTGGGCGGGCATGTTGTTCGCCGCCGGGATCAGCATCACGCTATTTTTCTTCTGTGTGTCCGAACCCCTCACCCATATGCTCAACCCGCCGCAGGGCCCGGCCGGCAATGCCGAAGCTGCGCGCCAGGGCATGCAGCTGTTGTTCCTGCACTGGGGCCTGCACGGTTGGGGTGTGTTCGCGTTCGTCGGCATGGCACTGGCCTACTTCGCCTACCGGCATAACCTGCCGCTGGCACTGCGTTCGGCGCTTTACCCGCTGATCGGCAAGCGCATCAACGGCCCCATCGGTTATGCGGTGGATGGTTTTGGCATTATCGCCACGGTGTTCGGCCTGGGCGCCGACATGGGTTTCGGGGTGCTGCACCTCAACTCCGGCCTCGATTACCTGTTCGGCATGCCCCATACCCAATGGGTACAAGTAGGCCTGATCACGCTGATGATGGGCGCCGCGATCCTGGTGGCCATTGCCGGTGTCGACAAGGGCGTGCGGGTGATGTCCGACATCAACATGCTGCTGGCCTGTGCCCTGTTGCTGTTTGTGTTGTTCGCCGGGCCCACCCAGCATTTGCTCAACACCCTGGTGCAGAACATCGGCGACTACCTGGGCGCGTTGCCCACCAAGAGTTTCGATGTGTACGCCTACGACAAGCCAAGCGACTGGCTGGGCGGCTGGACCGTGTTCTATTGGGCCTGGTGGATTGCATGGTCGCCGTTTGTGGGGCTGTTCATTGCGCGTATTTCCCGTGGCCGGACCATCCGCGAGTTCGTGTTCGGTGTGCTGCTGATCCCGTTGGGCTTTACCCTGGCGTGGATGTCGATCTTCGGCAACAGCGCCATCGACCAGGTGCTCAACCACGGCATGGTCGCCCTCGGCCAGTCGGCCATCGACGACCCGTCGCGCACGCTGTACCTGCTGCTTGAGACCTACCCGTGGAGCAAGACCGTTATCGCGGTCACGGTGTTTATCAGCTTCGTGTTCTTCGTGACCTCGGCCGACTCTGGCACCGTGGTGCTGTCCACTCTCTCGGCGCGTGGCAACAACGCGGACGAAGACGGCCCCAAATGGCTGCGGGTGTTCTGGGGCGCGATGACCGCGCTGGTCACCAGTGCGCTGCTGTTCTCGGGCAGTATCGATGCGCTGAAGTCAGCGGTGGTGCTGACCTCGTTGCCGTTCTCGCTGATTTTGCTGCTGATGATGTGGGGCCTGCACAAGGCGTTCTACCTTGAGTCGCAGAAGAAGATTGCGCAGACCCATTCCCTGGCGCCGGTTTCGCACTCGCGTCGTGGTGGCTGGCGCCAGCGCTTGAGCCAGGCCGTACACTTCCCGTCGCGGGACGAGGTGTACCGCTTTATGGACACCACCGTGCGCCCGGCGATTGAAGAAGTGAGTGCGGTGTTCCGGGAAAAAGGCCTGAACGTGGTCACGCAGCCGGACCCGGCCAACGACAATGTAAGTCTGGAAATCGGCCATGGTGATGAACATCCGTTTATCTACCAGGTGCAGATGCGTGGCTACTTCACGCCGTCCTTCGCCCGGGGTGGCTTTGGCAAAAAGGAGCAACTGCGTAACCGCCGTTACTACCGAGCTGAAGTGCATCTGGCCGAAGGCAGCCAGGACTACGACCTGACGGGCTACACCAAGGAGCAGATCATCAACGACATCCTTGATCAGTACGAACGCCATCTGCAGTTTTTGCATTTGGTGCGCTGA
- the def gene encoding peptide deformylase, producing the protein MAILNILEFPDSRLRTIAKPVAVVDDEVRQLIDDMFETMYEAPGIGLAATQVNVHKRIVVMDLSEDRSEPMVFINPEFEILSDEMGQYQEGCLSVPGYYENVDRPQRVKIKALDRDGKPFEMIAEGLLAVCIQHECDHLNGKLFVDYLSTLKRDRIKKKLEKLHRQNA; encoded by the coding sequence ATGGCTATTTTGAACATCCTCGAATTCCCAGACTCGCGTCTGCGTACCATCGCCAAACCCGTGGCGGTTGTGGACGACGAAGTCCGTCAGTTGATCGATGACATGTTTGAAACCATGTACGAGGCGCCGGGCATCGGCCTGGCCGCCACACAGGTCAACGTACACAAACGCATCGTGGTCATGGATCTGAGCGAAGACCGCAGCGAACCGATGGTGTTTATCAACCCCGAGTTCGAGATCCTCTCCGACGAGATGGGCCAGTACCAGGAAGGCTGCCTGTCGGTCCCGGGTTACTACGAGAACGTTGATCGCCCGCAGCGCGTCAAGATCAAGGCGCTGGACCGTGACGGCAAGCCGTTCGAAATGATCGCCGAAGGCCTGTTGGCCGTGTGCATTCAGCATGAGTGCGACCACCTCAACGGCAAGCTGTTCGTCGATTACCTGTCTACGCTCAAGCGTGACCGGATCAAGAAGAAGCTGGAAAAACTGCACCGCCAGAACGCTTGA